A DNA window from Gammaproteobacteria bacterium contains the following coding sequences:
- a CDS encoding pitrilysin family protein yields the protein MTTTLLGCSQDDGSNKQAAKVDAGSTDATPQPGYEHAEKRTVPGIFSQDHLYGTLPNGLRFIVVPTDYPDVVSMQIAMQTGSRNEVEPGKSGFAHFFEHMMFRGTENYSQEEYQAILKSIGADTNAYTSDDLTNYYLDFTKEDLETVMEVEADRFQNLQYTEDQFRTEALAVKGEYLKNSANPIRQLIEEQRKIAYDTHTYQHTTMGFFEDIEQMPEQFDYSHEFFKRWYRPEFATLVVVGDVDARETYQLIEKYWGAWTVEGENNVEIPQEQGSKGPQYSHITWPSPTQPWVSVSFRGPAYDPTEKDMAAIDLISAIYFSSNSEIYRDLVIDKQWATSIGAYFPNRKDPGQLMVYAQLTDEKHGRAVMDRMLEALQQARTELVDADKLADTQSNLKYGFANNLDNSSAIASTLASYSHFTRTPVKTINNAYEQYGKLTAEDIRAHANEYFTDDTRVIVTLSASESMAGMNDVPLLDDMVAAAEMESAAQSGGSTDAWSVTAFRDAVMGSKSRPGKVSMVEMPGNSDLVNVSWLFNVGAARDPEGKKGLAELTARMIASGGSEFHDINAITEAFYPMAAGFGSQVGKEMTRFSGTVHKDNLDRWYAIAAEQLLAPGWRESDFQRIKQQLLTTISDGLRANNDEEFAKEAMYEFIYGDEHPYGSLTLGHLSDVKALTLDDVKLFYAKHYTPQNLTVGLAGGYSTAFRDHLLADLTALPNGDETQLALPEAPAIDGRQAMIIQKETQPVAVSFGFPIDLVRGDDDWVALWLVRSWLGEHRSSNSHLYQRIRATRGMNYGDYAYIEYFPRGMFTQSPVPNVARQQQIFQVWLRPLRSNNDAHFATRVALYELDKLLENGMSEQNFEATRDFLDKYVAQMVASQGRQLAYMLDSRFYGIDAFADYVRAGLQKLTLEDVNRVIGEHLQTENIKFVFISNDAEDLKARLVENRTSPMTYQAQQPEELLAEDQVIQDLDLKFSSEAVTIVPAEAIFD from the coding sequence ATGACAACAACCTTGCTCGGCTGCAGCCAGGATGATGGCAGCAACAAGCAAGCCGCCAAGGTCGACGCAGGCAGCACCGATGCCACGCCGCAACCTGGTTACGAACACGCCGAAAAGCGAACCGTGCCCGGCATTTTCAGCCAGGACCATCTTTATGGAACCTTGCCGAACGGGCTGCGCTTCATCGTGGTTCCCACCGATTACCCGGATGTCGTCTCCATGCAGATCGCCATGCAGACCGGTTCGCGCAATGAAGTCGAACCGGGCAAGTCCGGCTTCGCACACTTCTTCGAACACATGATGTTCCGCGGTACCGAAAACTATTCGCAGGAGGAATACCAGGCCATCCTCAAGAGCATCGGCGCGGACACCAATGCCTACACATCCGATGACCTGACGAACTACTACCTGGACTTCACCAAGGAAGATCTCGAAACGGTGATGGAAGTCGAAGCAGATCGCTTCCAGAACCTGCAGTACACCGAGGACCAGTTCCGCACCGAAGCGCTGGCCGTCAAGGGCGAGTACCTCAAGAACTCGGCCAACCCGATCCGGCAGCTGATCGAAGAGCAGCGCAAGATCGCCTACGACACCCATACCTACCAGCACACCACCATGGGATTCTTCGAGGACATCGAGCAGATGCCCGAGCAGTTCGACTACTCGCACGAATTCTTCAAGCGCTGGTACCGGCCGGAATTCGCCACCCTGGTAGTGGTCGGTGACGTCGATGCGCGCGAGACCTACCAGCTGATCGAAAAGTACTGGGGTGCGTGGACTGTCGAGGGCGAGAACAACGTCGAGATCCCGCAGGAACAAGGCAGCAAGGGACCACAGTATTCGCACATCACCTGGCCATCACCGACCCAGCCATGGGTTTCGGTTTCCTTCCGCGGCCCGGCCTACGACCCGACCGAAAAAGACATGGCGGCCATCGACCTGATCTCCGCGATCTATTTCTCGTCCAACTCGGAGATCTACCGCGACCTGGTGATCGACAAGCAATGGGCCACGAGCATCGGCGCGTATTTCCCGAACCGCAAGGATCCAGGGCAGCTGATGGTCTACGCCCAGCTGACCGATGAAAAGCACGGTCGGGCTGTCATGGATCGCATGCTCGAAGCCCTGCAGCAGGCTCGCACCGAGCTGGTCGATGCCGACAAGCTTGCCGACACCCAGTCGAATCTCAAGTACGGCTTTGCCAACAACCTGGACAACTCCAGTGCGATCGCATCGACCCTGGCAAGCTACAGCCACTTCACGCGTACGCCGGTCAAGACCATCAACAACGCCTACGAGCAGTACGGCAAGCTGACGGCGGAGGACATCCGGGCGCATGCGAACGAATATTTCACCGACGATACGCGGGTGATCGTGACGCTGTCGGCTTCCGAAAGCATGGCGGGCATGAACGATGTTCCGCTGCTTGACGACATGGTTGCCGCCGCGGAAATGGAAAGTGCCGCCCAATCGGGTGGCTCGACAGATGCCTGGAGCGTTACGGCATTCCGTGATGCCGTCATGGGCAGCAAGAGCCGACCAGGCAAGGTTTCGATGGTCGAGATGCCCGGCAACTCGGACCTCGTCAACGTCAGCTGGCTGTTCAATGTGGGTGCTGCGCGCGATCCCGAAGGCAAGAAAGGCCTGGCCGAGCTGACGGCACGAATGATTGCCTCCGGTGGTTCCGAGTTCCACGACATCAACGCCATCACCGAGGCGTTCTATCCGATGGCTGCCGGCTTCGGCAGCCAGGTAGGCAAGGAGATGACCCGCTTCAGCGGCACCGTGCACAAGGACAACCTGGACCGCTGGTATGCCATTGCTGCCGAGCAGTTGCTTGCACCGGGCTGGCGCGAAAGTGATTTCCAGCGCATCAAGCAGCAGTTGCTGACCACGATCAGCGACGGCCTGCGTGCCAATAACGACGAGGAATTTGCCAAGGAGGCGATGTACGAGTTCATCTACGGGGACGAGCATCCCTACGGGTCGCTGACACTCGGCCACCTGTCGGACGTCAAGGCCCTGACACTGGATGACGTGAAGCTTTTCTACGCCAAGCATTACACACCGCAGAACCTGACCGTCGGCCTGGCCGGTGGTTACAGCACTGCCTTCCGGGACCACTTGCTGGCGGACCTCACTGCGCTGCCGAATGGCGACGAGACCCAGCTGGCCCTCCCTGAAGCACCGGCGATCGACGGTCGCCAGGCGATGATCATCCAGAAGGAAACCCAGCCGGTCGCCGTTTCCTTCGGCTTCCCGATCGACCTGGTGCGTGGCGACGACGACTGGGTGGCGCTGTGGCTGGTGCGTTCCTGGCTGGGCGAGCACCGCTCTTCGAACAGCCATCTCTACCAGCGCATCCGTGCAACCCGCGGCATGAACTACGGCGACTATGCCTATATCGAGTACTTCCCGCGCGGCATGTTCACCCAGAGCCCCGTGCCGAACGTGGCTCGCCAGCAACAGATCTTCCAGGTCTGGCTGCGGCCGCTGCGCTCGAACAATGACGCTCACTTCGCGACGCGCGTGGCGCTGTACGAGCTCGACAAGCTGCTCGAAAACGGCATGAGCGAGCAGAACTTCGAGGCAACCCGGGACTTCCTCGACAAGTACGTGGCGCAGATGGTCGCGTCCCAGGGACGGCAGCTGGCGTACATGCTCGACTCGAGGTTCTACGGCATCGACGCCTTCGCCGACTACGTCAGGGCCGGCCTGCAGAAGCTGACCCTGGAGGACGTCAATCGCGTGATCGGCGAGCATCTCCAGACCGAGAACATCAAGTTCGTGTTCATCAGCAACGATGCCGAGGACCTGAAGGCGCGCCTGGTCGAGAACCGGACGTCACCGATGACCTACCAGGCCCAGCAACCCGAGGAACTGCTTGCCGAAGACCAGGTCATCCAGGACCTGGATCTGAAATTCTCCTCGGAAGCTGTCACCATCGTGCCCGCCGAAGCGATCTTCGATTGA
- a CDS encoding M2 family metallopeptidase — protein MTQLFKMATLASLTTLLVACGGANEQQADSADKAVTVADAEAFIAAHNEHVRETIGPDAKTYWLASTYITPDTQLLASKVGEESLKYASKLVEDSKQFNDLDLDGETARAMRLIQIGATMPSPSEDAKIAELAEISTSLSAMYGAGKYCPEGEDGKCLSLGELENIIDDPNASFEAKQEAWVGWRTISPDMRDKYVRFVELMNDGANELGFADTGALWRSGYDMPADEFTRVAADLWSDVKPMYDALHCYVRNELAAEYGADKVPAGEPIPAHLLGNMWSQEWGNIYPIVEPYQGVSSLDVSAELERRRDAKEDELKSALGEDASIKELADAEYDADMFIALEMVRSAENFYKSMGMGELPDSFWDNSQFIKPRDRDVVCHASAWDMDMQGDVRIKMCIEPNLEDLKTVYHELGHLYYDLAYNVQEPIFQNGAHDGFHEAIGDTIELAMTPEYLASQGLIGEVASSEEAVINNQMKLALGKVAFLPFGKLIDEWRWKVFNGEIAPDSYNAGWWELRTQYQGIAPPVERSEADFDPGAKYHIPGNTPYTRYFLARILQFQFYQALCDAAGHEGPLYQCSFFGSEEAGKRFAAMMANGQSQPWQDTLAELTGGRDMSGEPLLEYFAPLKSWLDEKNQGSECGW, from the coding sequence ATGACTCAATTATTCAAGATGGCGACGCTGGCCTCGCTGACGACCTTGCTGGTCGCCTGTGGCGGCGCGAACGAACAGCAGGCTGACAGTGCCGACAAGGCAGTGACGGTGGCCGATGCAGAAGCATTCATCGCCGCGCACAACGAACATGTCCGCGAGACCATCGGCCCGGATGCCAAGACCTACTGGCTGGCGTCCACCTACATCACGCCGGACACGCAATTGCTGGCATCCAAGGTCGGTGAGGAAAGCCTCAAGTACGCATCGAAGCTGGTCGAGGACTCCAAGCAGTTCAACGATCTCGACCTCGACGGTGAGACGGCCCGCGCCATGCGCCTGATCCAGATCGGCGCCACCATGCCGTCGCCCTCCGAAGATGCAAAGATTGCCGAGCTGGCGGAGATTTCCACGTCGCTGTCGGCGATGTACGGCGCCGGCAAGTACTGCCCGGAAGGTGAAGATGGCAAGTGCCTCAGCCTCGGCGAGCTCGAGAACATCATCGATGATCCGAATGCCAGCTTCGAGGCCAAGCAGGAAGCCTGGGTGGGCTGGCGCACGATCTCGCCTGACATGCGTGACAAGTACGTGCGGTTCGTCGAGCTGATGAACGACGGTGCCAACGAGCTTGGCTTTGCCGATACCGGTGCGCTGTGGCGTTCCGGTTACGACATGCCGGCCGACGAGTTCACCCGGGTTGCGGCCGACCTCTGGTCCGACGTGAAGCCGATGTACGATGCGCTGCATTGCTACGTGCGCAACGAGCTGGCTGCGGAATACGGCGCCGACAAGGTGCCGGCCGGCGAACCGATTCCGGCGCACCTGCTGGGCAACATGTGGTCGCAGGAGTGGGGCAACATCTATCCGATCGTCGAGCCGTACCAGGGCGTGTCCAGCCTCGACGTTTCGGCCGAGCTCGAGCGTCGCCGCGACGCGAAGGAAGACGAACTGAAGTCCGCGCTGGGCGAGGATGCGTCGATCAAGGAGCTGGCCGATGCCGAGTACGACGCGGACATGTTCATCGCGCTGGAGATGGTCCGTTCGGCGGAGAATTTCTACAAGTCCATGGGCATGGGCGAGCTGCCGGACTCCTTCTGGGACAATTCGCAGTTCATCAAGCCGCGTGACCGTGACGTGGTCTGCCATGCGTCTGCCTGGGACATGGACATGCAGGGTGACGTGCGCATCAAGATGTGCATCGAGCCGAACCTCGAAGACCTGAAGACCGTCTACCACGAGCTGGGTCACCTCTATTACGACCTTGCCTACAACGTGCAGGAGCCGATCTTCCAGAACGGCGCGCATGACGGTTTCCACGAGGCCATTGGCGACACCATCGAACTGGCCATGACGCCGGAGTACCTGGCATCGCAGGGCCTGATCGGCGAAGTGGCCAGCTCCGAGGAAGCGGTCATCAACAACCAGATGAAGCTGGCTCTCGGCAAGGTCGCGTTCCTGCCCTTCGGCAAGCTGATCGACGAATGGCGCTGGAAGGTATTCAACGGCGAGATCGCACCGGACAGCTACAACGCCGGCTGGTGGGAACTGCGTACGCAGTACCAGGGCATCGCGCCGCCGGTCGAACGCTCGGAAGCCGATTTCGATCCGGGTGCCAAGTACCACATTCCGGGCAACACGCCGTACACCCGCTATTTCCTGGCGCGCATCCTGCAGTTCCAGTTCTACCAGGCGCTGTGTGATGCGGCCGGTCATGAAGGTCCGCTGTACCAGTGCTCCTTCTTCGGCAGCGAAGAAGCGGGCAAGCGCTTTGCAGCAATGATGGCGAACGGCCAGAGCCAGCCCTGGCAGGACACCCTGGCCGAGCTGACCGGCGGTCGCGACATGTCCGGCGAGCCGCTGCTGGAATACTTCGCACCGCTGAAGAGCTGGCTGGACGAAAAGAACCAGGGCTCCGAGTGCGGTTGGTAA
- a CDS encoding peptide MFS transporter: MNSNVGVPNSGTWMGQPKGLFTLFFTELWERFSFYGMRALLVLFMTAAIVEGGGGGFGLDDATATAIYGIYTAAVYLFALPGGWMADRLLGQQKAVWYGGIIIAIGHFTMAAPLLNDWFGPFSEEFRMSLETSAFFLGLVFIVIGTGLLKPNVSAIVGDMYPEGGARRDGGFTIFYMGINLGAMLGPLVCSFLGENVNWHYGFGAAGVGMVLGLIQYKYMLHHLGDAGRHPHTKAGEVPSETSMKRNWLAVIIGGVVLAGVVLMALTGAITIDPQAFATWTTWIILGAAVAFFGYVIFFGGLSTEERKRVFVIITLFIGAAIFWSGFEQAGSSFNLFAERFTQREFFGFEHPAGWYQSLNAAFILIFAPFFAWFWVALARRNWEPSIPGKFALAMFQLGLGFLVMFFAATILVSQGAGGKVLPTWLMLTYLLHTTAELCLSPVALSAVTKLAPQRYTSQMMGMWFVGTAMGNLVAGLLAGFLSAEEGAADSLEAMPPNFWSLFLFFAGCGVLYAVFSKPIKGWIGNIR, from the coding sequence ATGAACAGCAACGTAGGTGTGCCGAATTCCGGTACCTGGATGGGACAGCCGAAGGGCCTGTTTACACTCTTCTTTACCGAGCTCTGGGAGCGTTTCAGCTTCTATGGCATGCGCGCCCTGTTGGTGCTTTTCATGACCGCAGCCATTGTCGAAGGCGGCGGTGGCGGTTTCGGCCTCGATGACGCGACGGCAACGGCGATCTACGGCATCTACACGGCGGCGGTCTACCTGTTCGCCCTGCCGGGTGGCTGGATGGCGGATCGCCTGCTGGGCCAGCAGAAGGCTGTCTGGTATGGCGGCATCATCATCGCCATCGGTCACTTCACCATGGCCGCGCCCTTGCTCAACGACTGGTTTGGTCCGTTCAGCGAAGAGTTCCGCATGTCGCTCGAGACTTCGGCATTCTTCCTCGGCCTGGTGTTCATTGTCATCGGTACCGGCCTGCTGAAGCCGAACGTGTCGGCCATCGTCGGCGACATGTACCCGGAAGGCGGCGCCCGTCGTGATGGCGGTTTCACCATTTTCTACATGGGCATCAACCTTGGCGCCATGCTGGGTCCGCTGGTCTGCAGCTTCCTCGGCGAGAACGTCAACTGGCACTACGGCTTCGGTGCCGCGGGTGTCGGCATGGTGCTCGGCCTGATCCAGTACAAGTACATGCTGCACCACCTCGGTGATGCGGGCAGGCATCCGCATACCAAGGCGGGCGAAGTGCCCAGCGAAACGTCGATGAAGCGCAACTGGCTGGCGGTCATCATCGGCGGTGTCGTACTTGCCGGCGTGGTGCTGATGGCGCTGACCGGGGCGATCACCATCGATCCGCAGGCCTTCGCCACCTGGACGACCTGGATCATCCTGGGTGCAGCCGTGGCCTTCTTCGGCTATGTCATTTTCTTCGGTGGCCTGTCCACCGAAGAGCGCAAGCGCGTGTTCGTGATCATCACCCTGTTCATCGGTGCGGCCATCTTCTGGTCCGGCTTCGAGCAGGCCGGTTCCTCGTTCAACCTGTTCGCCGAACGCTTCACCCAGCGCGAGTTCTTCGGCTTCGAGCATCCGGCGGGCTGGTACCAGTCCCTGAACGCGGCATTCATCCTGATCTTCGCACCGTTCTTTGCCTGGTTCTGGGTGGCGCTGGCGCGTCGCAACTGGGAGCCTTCGATTCCCGGCAAGTTCGCGCTCGCGATGTTCCAGCTGGGTCTTGGCTTCCTGGTCATGTTCTTTGCGGCCACGATCCTGGTTTCGCAAGGCGCCGGCGGCAAGGTGCTGCCGACATGGCTGATGCTGACCTACCTGCTGCACACCACGGCCGAGCTGTGCCTCAGCCCGGTGGCGCTCAGTGCGGTGACCAAGCTGGCGCCGCAGCGGTATACCTCGCAGATGATGGGCATGTGGTTTGTCGGTACGGCGATGGGCAACCTGGTTGCCGGCCTGCTGGCAGGCTTCCTGTCGGCAGAAGAGGGTGCGGCTGACAGCCTGGAGGCGATGCCGCCGAACTTCTGGTCGCTGTTCCTGTTCTTTGCCGGTTGCGGTGTCCTGTATGCCGTGTTCAGCAAGCCCATCAAGGGCTGGATCGGTAACATACGCTGA